One Cyprinus carpio isolate SPL01 chromosome B25, ASM1834038v1, whole genome shotgun sequence genomic region harbors:
- the tmem258 gene encoding transmembrane protein 258 yields the protein MELEAMTRYTSPVNPAVFPHLTVVLLAIGMFFTAWFFVYEVTSTKYTRDLYKELLISLVASLFMGFGVLFLLLWVGIYV from the exons ATG GAGCTGGAAGCCATGACGAGGTACACCAGTCCGGTGAACCCGGCCGTGTTTCCTCACCTCACTGTAGTGCTGCTGGCCATCGGCATGTTCTTCACCGCCTGGTTCTTTGT ATATGAAGTAACATCCACGAAGTACACGCGAGATCTGTACAAAGAGCTGCTGATTTCTCTGGTGGCGTCGCTCTTCATGGGCTTCGGTGTACTGTTCCTCTTACTGTGGGTCGGCATTTATGTCTGA